In Nitrospira sp., the genomic window CTGCGGGATGTGTCCGGAAGTCTCTATCACATCGTCGTGGCCCTCCTCAGCGCCGGCATCGCCCTGTTGCTCCCGACCGGCGCCACCCGGTTTCTGGCCTTCTGGTCCCGCATCGAACATGACAAGCTCTCGCTCATTGCCTTGGAACTGACCGTTGCGGTCATGTTGATTCTCGGGTTGAATTATCTCCGCCGGAGCGTCCGGGATCACGCGATGGCCTCCGTGGCGGCCGGGGCCGGCCTCGTCTCCTACTTCCCCCGCCGTACGAACGGCGCGCAGCAGCGCATCCGGCAACTTAAAGAAGAGCACGGAGCCGGCCGGACGATCATGGTGATCGGATCCAGCGGCTACAGTACGCTCGTCGACCAGGTCGGCGACCTGTCCTCCGTGCTCGATAAATGTCTGGGCGCCAAGATTCTCCTGGTGAATCCCTACAGTCACGACGCCACGACCAGGATTCAAGCCCTCGGCCATCCGGAGCATACGCTGGCCACCTTCCGGGAAGAAGTCCGACAGAGTATCGTGCTGCTCAAGCGGTTGAAGGCCATGGGCAAAGCGATCAATCTCAAATTCTATTCGGACCCTCCGTTAGTCAAGCTGGTCATCCTGGGTGACTACCTCTGGCTCCAGCATTACCACGCGGCGTTCGATATCCAATCGATGCCCGAATATGTCTTGCGGCATAACCCCAAAGACCACGGCTTCTACAGGCTTTATGCCCACTACTTCTCGTTGCGGTGGGAAAGCCCCGAGATTCCTGAATATGATTTTGAGACAGATGAGCTGGTCTATCGGACCAAGCTCGGCCATGAGCTCCGCCGGGAACGGTATGGAATCGGCCCCGCAGCGAAGGAAACAGCCATCACGGCCGAAGCGATCCACCTGGCATCCCCCCAGCCACTCCGACTCACAAGGAACGACGCAGCGCCAGGAGCCGTAGCAGCCTAAGCGCCCCACCGCCCCGCCCGGCGCCAGCTTCCCGGCAACAGGTCAAGTTTCCACGGTCCCTGCCGATATGCCTTGTAGGTTCACCAGGAAGGCCTTGACCATGCAACCACGATGTCGCACTCGAATCCCCGTCGGCTACCCGGCGAATATCCAAACTGATAACGGGACCGGCGAAGGAGTCCTCCTCGACCTCTCGCCCACCGGCTGCAGGATGAGGAGCGACATCGACCTGAATGCCGGGGCCTATCTCGCCCTCGAGATTGCCGTGGCGCAGGAGTCCGCCCCGCTGGGGGTGGAAGTCTCTGTCGTACGCTGGTGTAAAGACGGCTACCTGGGCGTGGAGTTTCTTCGATACAGTCAGGGGGTCCGGGAACGAGTCACAGATCTTCTCACCGCCTCGTCACAGACAGACATCCTCGTCTATCCGGACTACGCAACCGCCTCGCTGAGCGCGATCGCTTCCTAATTATTCTGCCGTTCTACCCGTCACGCAGCTCGACCACCCCCTGCGGCGGCGCTTAGCCTTGGACATCTGGCAACTGAGTGCTCTGCGGAAGCGGCCTGCCCATTCCGCGGCCGGTGCGCATTCGTGAAACTCTCAAACGCAATCGGTCGAGGTAAAGATAGATGACCGGCGTCGTGTAGAGCGTGAGCAACTGGCTCACGAGGAGCCCGCCGACGATGGCGATACCCAACGGCCGACGCAATTCCGACCCGACGCCCGTCCCCAGCGCCAACGGCAGGGCGCCGAAGAGGGCCGCCAGCGTGGTCATCATGATCGGCCTGAACCGCAACAGACAGGCCTCGTAAATCGCCTCTTCCGGTGTCTTCCCTTCCTTGCGCTCCGCGTCCAGCGCGAAGTCGATCATCATGATGGCGTTCTTCTTGACGATGCCGATCAATAGAATGATCCCGATCAGCGCGATCATGCTCAGCTCCGTCTTAAACAGAAGCAACGCGAGCAGCGCGCCCACTCCCGCGGACGGCAGCGTGGAAAGGATCGTCAAGGGATGGATGTAACTCTCATAGAGAATCCCCAACACGATGTAGACCGTCACCAGCGCGGCAAGAATGAGAAAGGGCTGGTTGTCGACGGACGCCTGAAACGCTTTGGCCGCGCCCTGAAAGGTCCCCCGGACGCCGGCCGGAAGCCCCATCTCCCGCGTCGCCTTGTCGATCGCCGCGACCGCATCGCCCAACGACGCTCCCGGAGCCATATTGAACGACAGCGTCACGCCAGGGAACTGCCCCTGATGGTTGACGAGGAGCAGCGTGTTTGTCGGTTCGTAACGCGTCACGGCACTGAGCGGCACCTGCGCCCCCGCCGGGGACCGCACATATATTTCCTGCAGCGTCGAGGGGTTCTGCCAATATTGCGGGGCCACCTCCATCACGACGTGATACTGGTTGAGCGGCGTATACATGATGGAGACCTGCCGCTGGCCGAATGCATCGTAAAGCGTATCGTCAATCAGCTGGGGACTGATCCCCAGCCGGGAAGCCGTGCTGCGATCGAACACCACGAGGGATTGCAGTCCCTTGTCCTGCTGATCGCTGTTCACGTCGGTGATTTCCGGCAGCGTGCGCAACTGACGCTCGACCTTGGGCGCCCAGGTGTTCAGCTCGGCGAGATCCACGCTTTGCAATGTGTACTGATATTGCGCGCTGCTGGCGCGCCCGCCGATTCGCAGGTCCTGAATGGCCTGCAGCACCGTCGGCGCACCCGTCACCTTGGCCAGCTTGGGACGCAGCCGGGCGATCACCTGATCCACGCTGAGCTCCCGCTCTTCGAGCGGTTTCAGCGAGATGAACATACGGCCGGCATTGGTATTCCCGCTGACTCCTCCGCCGCTGAATCCCGTGACCGTGTCGACGGCTGGATCGCTCTTGATAATCTCGACGACCTCGGTGAGTTTCTGCCGCATGGCCTGAAATGAGATGTCCTGGGCGGCCTGAATGTTCCCGAACATGCGGCCCGTATCCTGCTGGGGGAAGAAGCCCTTGGGCACGATGGTATAGAGATAGATGCTGAACGCCATCGTCGCCAGCGTCACCACGAGCATGCTGCGCGGATGGCGGAGCACCCAGCCGAGACTGCCGGCATAGCCGCTGCGCAGCCCCTCAAAGAACCGTTCGCTGATCCGGTACCATCTCCCATGGGTCTTGCCGGTGTCGGCTTTGAGCACACGGGCGCACATCATGGGCGTGGTGGTCAACGACACGACCAGCGAGACGAGAATCGCCACGGAGAGCGTGACGGCAAACTCCCGGAACAGCCGTCCCATCATGCCGCCCATGAAGAGAATCGGGAGGAAGACGGCCACGAGCGAGATGGTCATCGACAGCACGGTAAACGTGATCTCGCGCGCACCGCGCAGCGCCGCCTGCATCGGATCCATGCCCTGCTCCCGATACCGGCTGATGTTTTCCAGCACGACGATGGCATCGTCCACCACAAACCCCGTCGCGATCGTGAGCGCCATCAGCGAGAGATTGTCGAGGCTATAGTCGAAGAGATACATCACGCCGAACGTGCTGATCAGCGAGACCGGCACCGCCACGCAGGGAATCAGCGTGGCCCGGACATCTCGCAAAAACACAAAGACCACCAGGATCACAAGACAGACGGAAATCGCGAGCGTCCGTTCGACGTCGTGCAGCGAGGCGCGAATGACCGGAGTGCGGTCCACCACGACCTTCAACGTCATGCTCCCGGGAATCGACGCCTCCAATTGAGGGAGCAACGCCCGGACGCGGTCGACCGTCTCGATGATGTTGGCGCCCGGCTGCCGGTTGATGATGATGAGCACCGCTGGAACGCCGTTCGCGACGCCGCTCGTGCGCAGATCCTCCACCGACTGTTCGACCGTCGCCACGTCCGAAAGCCGCACCGCCCGCCCCTCCCGATAGCTCACGATCAACGGTAGATAATCCTCCACCGTATGGAGCTGATCGTTGGCCCGCACCTCCCAGGTCCGCTGCCCGTCGGACAACTGGCCCTTGGGACGATTCACGTTGGTGCTGCTCAACATCCGGCGGACGTCGCCGAGTCCGATCCCGTAACTGTTCAACGCCGTGGGATTCAGATCGACGCGGATCGCGGGGAGCGATCCGCCACCCACCGTGACCTGCCCCACCCCGTCGATCTGCGAGAGTTTCTGCTGAAGCACGCTGGACGCCACATCGTACATGCGGCCCCGGCTGACCAGATCGGATGTCAGCGACAGGATCAGGATCGGTGCATCGGCCGGATTGATCTTCCGGTACGTCGGGCTGTTCGGAAGGGTCGTCGGCAGTTCGCTCCGCGCCGCCATGATGGCGGCCTGCACGTCGCGCGCGGCACCGTCGATATTGCGGCTCAGGTCGAATTGCAGCGTGATATTCGCGGACCCCAGCATGCTCGTGGAAGTCATCTCCGTCACACCGGCGATGCGCGTGAACTGATGTTCCAGCGGAGCCGCCACCGAGGTGGCCATGGTTTCCGGGCTGCCGCCCGGCAACGTGGCCGAGACATTGATGGTCGGGAACTCGACTTGCGGGAGCGAGGCGACGGGCAGGAAGCGGAACGCGACGAGACCGACGAGCGTGACCCCGATGGTCAACAACGTGGTGGCAACCGGACGGTGAATGAACGGCGCCGAGATATTCACGACAGTCCCGGGGTGAGCGCCTCTCCGGTCGAAGGCGCCGGTCGGCCGGCCCGGACGCGCCGCGCCAGCCTATCGAAGGCCAGATACACCACCGGCGTCGTATACAAGGTCAGCACCTGGCTCACGATCAGTCCGCCGATGATGGCGATGCCGAGCGGATGCCGCAACTCCGACCCCACCCCCGACCCGATCGCCAGCGGAAGCGCGCCGAGCAGCGCCGCCAGGGTCGTCATCATGATCGGGCGGAAACGCAACAGGCAGGCTTCATAGATCGCCGCCTCCGGGGTCTTTCCTTCTTGGCGCTCCGCCTCCAGCGCAAAGTCGATCATCATGATGGCGTTCTTCTTCACGATGCCGATGAGGAGAATGATCCCGATCAGCGCGATCACGCTGAATTCAATTCGAAACAGCATCAGAGCCAGTAACGCCCCCACCCCGGCGGACGGCAGCGTGGAGAGAATCGTGAGCGGATGGATATAGCTCTCATAGAGAATCCCCAGCACGATGTAGACCGTCACCAACGCGGCGAGGATTAGCCAGACCTCGTTTCCCAGCGACGTTTGGAATGCCTGGGCCGTGCCCTGAAAACTGCTCCGGATACTGACTGGAAGACTGATGGCCTGCGTGGCGCGCTCGATCGCGGCCACCGCATCGCCGAGCGATGCGCCCGGCGCCAGATTGAAGGACACCGTCACGACAGGAAACTGTCCCTGCCGGCTGATGGCCAGCGGGGTCGTCGTCTCGGAGAACTGGGTAAACACGTTGAGCGGAACCTGTCCGCCGGTGCCCGACCGGATGTCGAGAAACTGCAGCGACTGCGGGCCGGTCTGAAACTCCGGCATCACTTCGAGCACCACGCGATACTGGTTCAGCTGCGTGAACATCGTGGACACCTGCCGCTGCCCATAGGCATCGTACAGCGTATCGACGATGAGCTGCGGGGTGATCCCCAGCCGCGACGCCGTATGGCGATCGATCACCAGCATGGCGGCCAACCCGCGATCCAGCTGATCGCTGCTGACATCACGCAATTCCGGCAGGGCCTGCAGCGCCGTCATGAACGAAGGCGCCCACCGGCTGAGCTCCTCGGGATCCGCGTCTTCCAGCGTATATTGATATTGCGTCCGGCTGACCCGGTCTTCCACGGTCAGATCCTGCATCGGCTGCAGGAAGAGCGACATCCCCTCCACACCGGCCGCCTGCGCCTGCAGCCGGCGAATGACCTCATGGACGCTCACGCCCCGCTCGGCCATCGGCTTCAGATTGACCTGGATGCGCCCGCTGTTCAACGTGGTGTTCGTCCCGTCCACACCGATGAACGACGAGAGACTGGCGACGGCAGGATCGGCCAGGATGGCACGAGCCAGCGCCTGTTGCCGCTCCACCATCCCGCTGAACGAAATCGACTGCTCCGCTTCGGTCATCCCGAGAATCGCGCCGGTGTCCTGCACGGGAAAGAAGCCCTTGGGAATGATCAGAAACAGGACCACCGTCAGAACGAGCGTGCCGGCTGCCACCGCCAGCGTCGCCGATTGATGCTGCAACACCCGGCGCAACGTCCGGCCATAAGCCGCGATCGTCCGATCGAACAACTGTTGCGACAGTAGATAGAACCGGCCTTGTTCCACCGCAGGGCGATGGCGTAGCAACCTCGCGCACATCATCGG contains:
- a CDS encoding PilZ domain-containing protein gives rise to the protein MQPRCRTRIPVGYPANIQTDNGTGEGVLLDLSPTGCRMRSDIDLNAGAYLALEIAVAQESAPLGVEVSVVRWCKDGYLGVEFLRYSQGVRERVTDLLTASSQTDILVYPDYATASLSAIAS
- a CDS encoding multidrug efflux RND transporter permease subunit; its protein translation is MNISAPFIHRPVATTLLTIGVTLVGLVAFRFLPVASLPQVEFPTINVSATLPGGSPETMATSVAAPLEHQFTRIAGVTEMTSTSMLGSANITLQFDLSRNIDGAARDVQAAIMAARSELPTTLPNSPTYRKINPADAPILILSLTSDLVSRGRMYDVASSVLQQKLSQIDGVGQVTVGGGSLPAIRVDLNPTALNSYGIGLGDVRRMLSSTNVNRPKGQLSDGQRTWEVRANDQLHTVEDYLPLIVSYREGRAVRLSDVATVEQSVEDLRTSGVANGVPAVLIIINRQPGANIIETVDRVRALLPQLEASIPGSMTLKVVVDRTPVIRASLHDVERTLAISVCLVILVVFVFLRDVRATLIPCVAVPVSLISTFGVMYLFDYSLDNLSLMALTIATGFVVDDAIVVLENISRYREQGMDPMQAALRGAREITFTVLSMTISLVAVFLPILFMGGMMGRLFREFAVTLSVAILVSLVVSLTTTPMMCARVLKADTGKTHGRWYRISERFFEGLRSGYAGSLGWVLRHPRSMLVVTLATMAFSIYLYTIVPKGFFPQQDTGRMFGNIQAAQDISFQAMRQKLTEVVEIIKSDPAVDTVTGFSGGGVSGNTNAGRMFISLKPLEERELSVDQVIARLRPKLAKVTGAPTVLQAIQDLRIGGRASSAQYQYTLQSVDLAELNTWAPKVERQLRTLPEITDVNSDQQDKGLQSLVVFDRSTASRLGISPQLIDDTLYDAFGQRQVSIMYTPLNQYHVVMEVAPQYWQNPSTLQEIYVRSPAGAQVPLSAVTRYEPTNTLLLVNHQGQFPGVTLSFNMAPGASLGDAVAAIDKATREMGLPAGVRGTFQGAAKAFQASVDNQPFLILAALVTVYIVLGILYESYIHPLTILSTLPSAGVGALLALLLFKTELSMIALIGIILLIGIVKKNAIMMIDFALDAERKEGKTPEEAIYEACLLRFRPIMMTTLAALFGALPLALGTGVGSELRRPLGIAIVGGLLVSQLLTLYTTPVIYLYLDRLRLRVSRMRTGRGMGRPLPQSTQLPDVQG
- a CDS encoding MdtB/MuxB family multidrug efflux RND transporter permease subunit gives rise to the protein MNPSRLFIMRPVATALLMVAIVLAGALAYRLLPVSALPQVDYPTIQVVTFYPGASPDVMASSVTAPLERQFGQMPGLNQMTSTSSGGSSVITLQFSLDLNLDIAEQQVQAAINAASTFIPRDLPNPPVYNKVNPADAPILTLALTSDTMPLSQVEDLAETRLAQKISQLSGVGLVSLSGGQRPAVRIQANPRALSAYGLTLEDVRTAVAAANVNQAKGVFDGPRRASIINATDQLLSSRDYRPLIVAYRNGAPVLLSEVADVLDDVENAKQAAWMNDQPAILVNIQRQPGANVIDVADRVKALLPQLQSALPAAVQVTVLSDRTTSIRASVRDVQFELMLAVALVILVIFLFLRTLSATIIPAAAVPLSLVGTFGVMYLAGFSLNNLTLMALTISTGFVVDDAIVMIENISRYIERGESPMQAALKGSKQIAFTILSLTISLIAVLIPLLFMGDVVGRLFREFAITLSATILVSAVVSLTLTPMMCARLLRHRPAVEQGRFYLLSQQLFDRTIAAYGRTLRRVLQHQSATLAVAAGTLVLTVVLFLIIPKGFFPVQDTGAILGMTEAEQSISFSGMVERQQALARAILADPAVASLSSFIGVDGTNTTLNSGRIQVNLKPMAERGVSVHEVIRRLQAQAAGVEGMSLFLQPMQDLTVEDRVSRTQYQYTLEDADPEELSRWAPSFMTALQALPELRDVSSDQLDRGLAAMLVIDRHTASRLGITPQLIVDTLYDAYGQRQVSTMFTQLNQYRVVLEVMPEFQTGPQSLQFLDIRSGTGGQVPLNVFTQFSETTTPLAISRQGQFPVVTVSFNLAPGASLGDAVAAIERATQAISLPVSIRSSFQGTAQAFQTSLGNEVWLILAALVTVYIVLGILYESYIHPLTILSTLPSAGVGALLALMLFRIEFSVIALIGIILLIGIVKKNAIMMIDFALEAERQEGKTPEAAIYEACLLRFRPIMMTTLAALLGALPLAIGSGVGSELRHPLGIAIIGGLIVSQVLTLYTTPVVYLAFDRLARRVRAGRPAPSTGEALTPGLS